cttttttttctataaacgTCAGAAAAGATGGTTTTATTTACTCCTTCCAGATGGCGTCAACACGTGGTTACTTccgttttcgtctgcttttgTCGAAGCAAACGCAGCGCACGGCACACGAGTTTTACCTTAACTTATTTGAGTAACTTGACAAATCTCGGGTTTAAAGCTACACAActattttcagctttttccACAGGttcaagaaataaaaaaactaggATGACATCAGTATCCGTGGGGAAGTCTAAATCCGCTATCCCTTTAAAATCCCAAAAAAAATCTGTTGGTAAGACCTCGAAACAATGTGCCATGAATAAGGATAGCTGTTTATTGATTCGCTATCGCCACCGAAAACTTCCGAGCCGTGACGAGATCCGTTTGCTGCACCCAAATATAATTGATGTACGAACTCCAAGACAGAAGACTGCAAAGTACTAAAATTATAgaattttatattttgtaaACAAAAGTATAACAGTTCCGGGAAGGTTTTGCCAATTAGAATTTGAAAGCAAAGAGGCAGCTATCGATGCCCTGAGGAAATTAAGGAAAACACAAACAGAAGAATTAGCACTTATCCAGTACCTTGGGAAGAAGACACCAAATAAGCCTTCAACTGCGCTAGCCTCCACAAAAAGTAGTGTAGAAGAAAATCAATCAGAAAACAATACTTCTGATGATGACTGTGAAGAGGAAACTTCAATTACAGCCGAAGAAGTCTTAGAGAACTCTGAAGACATTCAGCCATGCCCATGGTGATGTTtgattaatttattttcatatATCACAAATTAACATTTTGCATACAGTCTCTATGTTAGTGGCTTGCCAGATATTGCTGTTACAGAAATTATCAAGAGTCTCTTCCCAACAAACACTAAAATAGAAATTGGTGACAAAAATTCAAGGGAAAGAGGTAGGTGTTTAATATATTTCCCGCTATTTAAGATAGTTTCACGGTACTTATGATTTCCTTAGATATGCACTAGTTCACTTTGGGTCAACCGAAGACGCTGTGCGAGTTATGGAAGCATCGAAAGACGTGAGCGTCAACGGAGAAAGGTTAATGGTCAAATTCCACAAATGAAATTGTGCGTCTGCTGAGAGAATGTCTTGCTTTTTCCCGTCATTCTTGGAATACACTTAAACTGCATAAGTGCATTCTCCGTTCCGTGCCATTCGAAACTCCCAAGAACTCATGCGATATGGAGGTCACGAAAACTTGAGTCGAAGGGGTCGAgagtagaagaaaaaaggaaaatctaCGCTTCCtggaaaagttgtttacaaGTACGCACAAATATTTACTCACTGCCAAAAACGAGAGCGAATAGGGGCGTGAAGCACATCTATTCACTTCACTTTGAGATTTCTTGCGCGGGTGTGTATGCTAGATAGAGATCCCTGGAATGCGATTCTTGAAGCCGGAAATAACCTGGTACCTAGACCAGTGCAATTGTTATCACCATAGTCAACCCCGATATCATTCTAAGTTGGCCATGAGAATGTTGACTGGGATAAACAAAAAGGCCATGAAAATTGGAAAACATGATAATTAGGGATTTGTAAAATAAATCGCCTTAGGAATCCAGGAGGCGATTCGTGGAAATAAAAAGGCAGGCATCCACGTCAACTAATATGCAGCCGAGTTGCAGATGTTGCCATTCCACCGAAACTTTTGCTTCCATCTACATCCATTCTATTAAGGGAAACCTTCGgctataaaaataaatactaaaCAAGCCGATACAACAAAAGATGGTCATAAAGCTGCGTGTACTCAACACACGTATGCAAAGTGAGATAAGATTGGTAGAAAGATGGTAGAAAGTTAGATTTAACCAACTGCAAGGCATAGAGCTTATACTATTGTGCCACAGTAAATGATCAACTGTTGTAGTTCATTTTTGGTCTGCCATAGTTTCTTGCCTTCTCTGTGCGTAGGGCTCCTGTACTTGCATACGAAATAACAGATATTGAAGCTCCACCAAAAAAGTTCTAGTCCGCTGTTGTCGTTTTCTAGCCTTAGGGTGGTGTTCATACCCAGAGGCGAAGCCAACATTCCACAGACATTTCTAATTTCATTTCGACACAAGTCGGTCGCGCTATTCTTGGTTTTACGATATATTTTTAGAGAAGCCGTGATATATTGACGTACGTAATAAAGAAAGTTGTCTcagaagaataaaaatacaaaaattaaattaaacgACAAGAACGCCATCTGTTGGCTAAAGATAAaaagtgtttttatttctaaggCCAATCAAGGCCGCAACAGTCAGCATGGTGCAGTGGACCCAGACCCACCACTGTGAGTTTAAAGAAATATTGTAGTTACTTATGAACTGCCGTAGGGTAAGGTCGTTCCATTCGTCGTGCTTCAAGTGTTCTTGTTGTGTTGCAGTTAGCCCTGTTTGTTTGTTCCTGTGTGTTTAACGATTACAAATGTTTTCGTTCACATCGTCGTTGGTGGTATTCCTTTTCTAGTCAGGATGAATCGAGTTTCAAGCTAACTTGATTTAAACTGACTAAGTTGAATTTAAGAATAACGGATGCCGGATAACGTGTCTGTCAGTGTGGATCAACCGAACAGAAATCAGCATTCCACCATGGCCACATTTGGTGAGTAGTggcatttttgtttgatcgTTTCCTACAGGTTACAATCGCCTATTCTTTGTTTGTGTCTGATACGATTGACTTTTGTGATTAACGTACAGATAACCCTTCGTACTTCACCATATCTGGTCAGTCGCCGGTCGCCACAGCCACATCGCCTACTGATGTCGTCGAGTCGATTGGAGCCAAACCAAAACGATTCAAGAGTTGGTTCAAACTGCCCAAGAGACCTTTTCGATCGAAGATAGCGTTGAATCAACCCGAAAATGCCGAAAGAATGTCAGAAAATTCCCCGCTCTCTTGTGCTTCTCCCGAACCCGAAACTCAGAGCAATCCCAATGATTTTGCTCACAGTGACGTcgtttattataatttttgtccGACGACACAAGAAACTGTGGCTTCTGCGGACGTCAACAACGATGACGACGTCTTTAGTGACACTTCCACCATCAAAGGGAATGGATCGACACGTACACTCAGTCGACGGAGACATTCTTTGGGTTCGTGGTTTCGTTCATCGTTAGCCGCCGTTCGCAAACATAACATGGGTTCGTCAACCGCTTCTGGATTGGAATCTCACGGAACTGCTATCGAACCAGCTGAAAGACCGTCTACTTCGTCAGAACGAGCGCTGTTGGCCCGAAACGTCTCTACATCCGCCAACTGCGTTTCTTCAGCGTTAGTCTATACAATTCCATTGCCTTCAAACGACGACAAATGAagtaaacattttttattttcgcaATCCCTGTAGGTCTGCTCGAGATGTTCGTACGCCCGAGAGGGGGCGGTCAACCGAGACAAAGCCGGGCAAACGAAGTCGATTGCCGGTGGCGGTCAAAAGTCACGTCGAACTACGCGCACGTGCCCGTTACGCCCGCCAAGAGAAATTGGTACGCGATAACAAAGCCGTTTCAACGTCAAGAATCCCGCGTGCAGTTCAATCCCCGCATCAACGACACCAAACAACTAGTCTCGATCGAAGATACACGAAAAGCACAGAAGTTTTAGCTTCGAAACCGGAAGACGTGACGTCACCAACGCCCCAGAAACCGACGGCTCCGACGGCGACGGCTACCGAGCAGTTGGAAGAGGAAGATTCGTTCCAGCAAAGAGAAGACTCATCTTCTTCGCGAAGAAAGAGCCTTTCTTCGGCCACGAGTCGTCAGAGATTCGTTCAACGTAGCCGCACCATCGAGGATCGACATCGGACCAGCTGCTGTGGGAGGATGGCTGCCGCTGCAGCGTCGACGTCTTCTCGCGGTGAGCGCCGTCGCGCCTCATTCGACGCCGCTAGCCCGTCGACTCACTCTCGGCGCCGTTGTCAGCGATGTCGCGACAAAGGTACGCACCTCAATTCCTTAGAGATCTTTTCGTCATTCCGTGACGACATTGCAAGAATCACGCGAGATTATTGACAGGAACACAAGTTTACGGTcctgttttaaaaataaaactcgCCCACGAAGGGGGTTGGACGGGGACTTTCGGGAATATATGCAGGGTAATTCGTTCGTTTCAACTTTTCCGTAACAGACTCTTTACTTTTAACTTTTCATCTTTCTGAAAAATACTAGCCGACTGcgtttattgttgttgttattttttttgcgcttCTCTATCGCAACGCTGTCGTGAACGGGCTTGTTAAAAGGTCCCTAACTTCGAGCCCCTATGGAGACCCGACTAACGACTCTGCGCTCATCCCGTCTAAATATAAACGGGAGGGAAACGGAATTGTTAGAAAACAAGAGGGTAGATTCCCGGACTCTCGAAACTGttgaaacaatttatttcattttatttttttttttttaagaaatttttctgttgtcatttttttttacctcatCTGATGGAGTTTTCTCGTGTTTTGAATGGACGGCCTCTCAAAAGAGTCCGTTTTTGGGGGAAAGGAAGAAAGACCTGTTGAGTTGTGTTTGACACTTGCAGACATGGTTCCTCCCACCGGGTTCGTTGAATGGCCCCCCCTCACCGCGCTATACCTATCTAGAGGCCTTTGATCTAAATGCGAAGGAAACAGAAAGGATTGGAGACAGGTCAAACTTGTGATATCGATAGACCCCCCACCCACACATTCCGGCGTCCGCCTTTCCTTCgcctcatttttatttattatttattatttcgAAGGGAGGAGGGCAGGGCAATGGATTGGCAGTGGAGTACTTTGCTTTGTTAACCGATTTCCTTTCGTCTTCATGTGGCCGCCATATTGCCAGATGGGGATCTCCCTGCacagttgtaaaaaaaaaaaaaaaaaacacaaggaaagaaaacactacggcaaagagagaaaagccGTGGGGAGGAGAAATAATAAATGACGGACATAGACAAACGGGCGCACACTTTTACCGAAAAGacgaaacagaaagaaaaaggaggaagAATATTAATGAAGGGAAAACATTAGCTCGGCCATAGATGGATACGTCCCGCGCCTGCATAAAGGTTCACATTCCATCCGGCGATAGACTTGagaggttttttttattttatttataatttttattttccagcaAGGGAtctggaaaaaacaaaacaaaacacgctTTCAATTGTTACTAAAACGGATGAGATCATGGGGGGTGGGGGGCACGAATGACCGATCtaaatataaagaaaaaggtgGGCGTCAATCGGGTCaaacagaacaaaaagaaGTCAAGACAAGAGACTTTTGGACGAGATTCAACACATCACTTGTGCTGAAATAGAAGCGTCGAACCGTCATCTTCAAGAATAGGATCGTCTTTGTATATCGGATGACAACGGGTTGAATATTGTGTATGTACTCTTAGCCATTCGTTGTCTCCGCCATTTGTTGTTTCCACCGTTTGCCTCCTCGACCGCAACAGCGTTTCTCCCCCCCTCGTCTGAACTGCGGCATTTTGGCTCGACAACACGGTCCCGCAGTTGACAGATCGGTTCGTGACGTCCGGATCGAGAGGCTATCACTTCTACTGTTTTTGGCCAATACAATAGCAGAGAAATGTCGAAGGACGATTATAATTCAAAGGGTATTTCCACTTTTCCTTCTTAGTTTCTATTTTcgttgtttatttgtttttttttcttctgaaaacGTTCCCTTTTCGTTCTTCATTTCGTTGTTTGATGATTGCGTTAAGTGTCGGTACAGTAATTGGGCGTGGCACATGTAATCCAacgtcgtttttttttcatccctctCTTTTTCGCTTATACGTCTGCattatatttgtttgttttttcttttcaccgtTGATCCGCATTCCGTCCTTTTTTTGCACACTGCCAAACGCTACGGTTTACGGCGTCTGCGTTAccatctatttttaaaaatatgaatCGGAGTTTCCCTAGAACGTAAACACATTCCGTGAACAAAAACGGATCAAGACGGAGCCGTACAGACATCTGTTTTTCGATGTTGACCAATCTCTCCTTGTCCTCCGAGTTTGCTGCTCTACTTgattcgtttcgtttttccaAAGCCTCTAAATAAGCGCAGCTTGTGTGGACGGCGTTAGACAAAAGGAGCGGAAGTCGTGGGCGAAGATGCTGCGTCTTCTCCCTCCtacgctttttcttttttctccctaTGACATCCGACACCGCGTTCGCCTCCTTTACTCGCCCTTCTCCCCCTCATTTCTCCTACCGTCAACTTAGATTTTTATCTCccaagacaaaacaaaaaaaattcgtaaATGGAAAGCAAGCAAAGACTTGACACGATTACTATCGATAAATGCGATGCAGTTGTCCAGATTTGTTTAAACTTGAAAGAGTTTTCTTCGTGTTTTGACAGCTTACCAACAATGTCGCATGAATAACATTTTATGATCTTACCCTACGATTTGAAATCAAATAGGATCGACaacgaaaaatttcatttcaatgAACCTGGAATTCATTTGATCGCGTAGAAAATCTTATCGGATTTTGATTGaagggtattttttttttccctcagCTTTGCGTTTGGAGGTGACAATCCTTTTGCTCCCATTCTTCAgcaattttcctttttcttgatATTTCTCAAGAAAAGGCCAGAAGTAAAACCAACATGCTCAGACATCGAAAAAAAGATGTCAAGGAACTGGATTCGAATTTCACACCATCCGGCCCTCATCCAGAAGGTTAGTCTGGCTCTTGCTCGAGGCATGTGAAGAAGTGTAGCAGATTCTCAAGAGGCAAGctgtcaaaaataaaaatccgtgaaaaaaaaaaaattcttttttaaagcaatacCAGATCATCGGTCGCTGTGTTTATGCTTTTGGGAAATGGCGCTACTGCCGAAATACGTAAATTTCTGCCATATGCTGAATCCCAGTTTGTATGGTTCTGGTTTTGAGCGAGATCGTGTAGTACAAGTACATGTTACGTCAAAATAAGCTGACGGGCTCCAAAAAGACGAGACTAGTATGAACATCCGGCGTATAGTCGCGTGATGGATGCCTTGTTCCTTATGTTAGAGGGGCAAAAATAACAGGTTCAGCCATGCGTTCCTCTTCCTCTCGAAACCAATTCGGCTGAGAAAAACAGATGATTGACTTGGCCTTTTTCTGCCGGAGACGCCTCATTTGAGGCTTGACGTGATCTCGGCAAAATTGGGAACTCtattcattttgaatttttcttgtGTTACGTTCTGTCCATCAAAACAGCCGAACCAATCGGAGCCGAAAAAGTTGATGTCGTCATCATCTTCAGCAAGAATTGCATCGTGGCCTACCAATGGATCACCTACCTAACTGAAATTCTCAGTAAAATTTTCAGCTGTAGCGATCGACCTCCTACACGGTAAATTTGAGTCTTCATCTATTGATTTTATGCAATGACATTTGGATGTTATCAGTAAAAACGAAGCGCATCGCTAATTGAactgaaattgtttttttagagtAACTTCGCGCGATGTGGAAAGCCTAGTGGATAGCAAATCCATATCGCCAAGAGGCCAACGCCCTCGGCCACCCAATCAGCCGTCAGCTAAATTGCAGAAGAACGAATATCAAAACGTGATGGCAGAAGAACATTCGGATGCAGAAAGAAATGTCCGTCAACACGCCCTACGTAAAACGGTGGCCACCGCTTCTTTACAGATAGTTCTGTTATCAAAGGCGCTTCTCAATCATGTCGGCTTACACGCCAACGATCCATTGGGGACCATTTTGCACCATAAACGAGTTCTCGGACTATTTCTCGGGGTCAATGAAAGCAAAGATATAATGCCACTACATCGATCAGGTAACTTATTTGATGATGGATCGTTTAGAGCCAAGTATTCtcatcgatttttttttgtattcttcaGCTCTATGTTCCTTTGATTTCTGGCCAAAAATCACCATGATGGATCAAGATATGAAATCTGTTACCGAGTTTGGAAAGAGGGCGCAAGAAATTCTCGGCCGTTCTCAGCCAGTTGTCCTCGTAGAAGCGAATCTCCAACCGGCCCGTTTCAAAATCACACCCAAGAAACTGCGATCGGTAATCCATTTCATATTTCGTACGCTGTAATCGGCCCGAAGGATCGAGATTTAAATCTCAACGGTCAAAACGGGGCCGTTAAATGAGCTTTTGAAATGAACTACGCCATCTACTCGAGGGTAAAACTGTTCTCCAGCCCCTCCATTGATGGCTGTAACATGAATCTCCCGGGCCGTTTCACCCTCCTTTCTATCATACCCATTCTCTCGGTTGCTCGTTTGGAAATTTTTCCTATTGATCGCATGTGGGAAATTGTAACACGAGACTTCTTACTcgaaaacatattttttttttatttgctatttgttttgttgtgcAGCTCGTAAGTGTGTCAACGATAATCCTATCCTTTTAAATAAATTCCTTGTTCCTTTTTATCTTTAGGGTGAAGAACGGGTGACGTTAATTCTGCTGGAAACCACAGAAAATATACAAGTTCTGGCCTCCATTTATGTGGGCATTGATTCGAAGAAATCCGTCCGCATCGAACAATTTTCATGGGTCAATCCGTATGTGGTTAACTTCAACATGCCTAGTAAGTCTTaagccatttttatttttcttcgagttgttgacattttagtTTCCAGCAATATTGGCTCTATCTTTTTCAAACGGGCCATTTGATACTGTGACCCTCTTCTTCCTCGGGTCTGTTTACGCTCCATTCTATTGTCTGGTGCTTGGGGAACTTATCACTTTTTTGTATTTGAAAATGcagataatttttttgttactgataaatttcgttttctgttttttatcTACACttaacaatttttgtttccgtTATCTTattcaatttaatttatttttaaaccaAGGAACGTTTCTCGAGCGGGGAATTATAGTCAAAGTCCAATTAAAAGTCGGGAATGCTTCATGGGGTGTTCGTGACCTGAAGTGCCAAAGCAAATTGGGTGAAATAGCGGTTTTGCTTTCCAAAAACCAGCTGATGGGATCCCCCACTGACATTATGTGTCAGGTAAATTACACTTAAATTTAAAGAAAGTTAAAACTATGAGATTTGCCATATTcaatatatatactgtatatatttttttaggcTTTAAACATCAGTCCAGTTGATAATGAAGAGCTGGACATAGTATTGACTAATAGCCTAGACAAAGCCAAAGTGGCTCTTTCGTCTTTTTGTCTAAATCAACCGGATAACGGAAAAAGTAAGgcaaatttttattgtttcttaTCTTTTGCTGGATTTGAGTaaatatattaatttttttaaggagaagaagaatatCCCACTCTGCTACATTTCGCAGCACGTTACGATCTGAAAAATTTGATGTGGGAATTGCTGGAGTGTGTTGGTTCCATTCAGGCTTTGTATGTCCGTAATCGTGACGGTTGTACTGCTCTTCAATTGGCGGAAATGAACGGTCACGAAGCCATCGTCAATTGCTTGAACAGTTTCCTCGAAGCAGTGGTGGGTTTGACTTCAAGTCGAATAGTTCTCAACCTTTCTGGCTCTAATAACATGGTAATGCTTTAAATAGGAAGCGGATAAAGCAGATTCCGATAAAAAAGTTGGAAACTGGGACTACGTGCCAATGGATCGTAAGTTATTGATTATTGAAAATAATGATAGCCATTTGCATAAACTCCTTCGTTTGCTGCAAATGGCATTTCAGATTCCAGGAAAGTCGACGATACTGAAATCGGTGACTACGATAATTTACCCAAACCAAAACCTGTCCGCCACTTTGCCCCTGGTATACCTAAATTGGAAAtttgtgaagaaaaaaaaattgattaatCTTAAATTCTAATTCCAGATCACGCAGACGAGGTTTCATTAGAACATTCAAATGATCTCCACAACGAATACATAGTCGTCTTGCCTAGTAAAGCTCTCTTTTTGCTAGAATACATGGGATTATCTGTAATTCTTTCGGTTTTCATCAACAGATGCCTCAATGCAGCGAATCCACGAGGGGCCAGAGATAGAACGAAGTGCTGTTGAGGAACGTGCAAACGTAGAGACATCCGGAAAGCTCTCAAGTTTGAAGCAAATTAAGTCGAAGGAGGAAAAACGACAAATACTGCCTCTAGAAGACAGTAGTGCCAGCGATACGCTGCAAGGTAGTACAAAGTTATCATCCAATCCTTAACACAGTTTCCAATGTTGATGTTCTGCGTTCCAGACGAAGAAGCGTCTTGCAGTGCAGTTAAACCAACTAATTGCCAGCCGTCTGCATTCACCTCAGAACTTACTGCTACAGTTGTGGCATCTCGTGGATCAAGTCCATTGTCTAGTAATTAGCATTTTTATCGTTGCATCCGTTCATTTAAACATAAAATTATATCTGTTTTTAGATTGGTCATCGTCAGATCGTTCGAGTGTCACAAGCCACCTGAGTCACGATAGCGGCACTCACTTTGAATCttcggaagaaaaaaaagtatttggaaaattttaattaattgAAAACAATGAGTCTATCCAATCTTCCTTACAGGTGCTGGCTAACATCCATAGTGACTATGACGTCCTTCCATCGACAACGATTCTAATGCCGCATTTTGTAATGCCAAACTATGTTGTTCCGCCTCCGCCAAGGCCAGTGAAcgggaaaaacttggaaattAGAGAAAATGAGGCTTATGTTCCTAGTCATCACCAACTGATCAGGTCTTCGTCTCCCAGACTGACACCACGCCCCCCTGCAGAGTTTCGAAATCCATTTGAAACTATTGAACTTAATCCACGAGCCAGCCAGGTACTTAGGCAACCTCTTAAATCTGTGCAAATGAtctaacaaaacaaaaacaaaaaacgcaaTACTAGGCCGTTTTAGGAGAAGATCTTGGATTAATAATACCGAACGAAGAACCTGAGTTCATGGAACAACCTCCTATATTATTGCCTACgtattcaaaaaataaaggcaCTAGTCAAGCTAATGAAGAACAATCAGTTTACATGGAGATGACCCCCAGGTACAGCTATACAGTAGATAAGAGTcgaggttaatttttaataCTTAACTTTATCTAATTTCATCATAGATCGTCCCGAAAGTGCATATTAGATGACATAAACACTGAAAGGTAtgactttttttatttttcaattaagTTAAAAATGGTGAAATAGACAACCAATATTACCTTGCAGTTCTTTTTTTAGCAGTACCGGTTTAGAGGAAGATAACTACATCACAACAGCGGAGCTGAACATGCCTTCAAGTTGTTTGGCTAGTACTGTTCCTCGTAACAAAGGAGGGCTTGCTGCCAGGCAGCGAGCGCTGCTTcaagcaacaaaaaacatttcgCACTCTGACAATCAGCTTTTGGCAAGCAATCGTACGTACATTAACTTACTTATTTTATACAGACTGTGATCCATACTGAACGTGTTTTAATTCAAACCGGATAGTAGAAACTATGTTATCAGATTGGTACTCGGACCCGTTTCTGGCTCCAACTCTACCAACGCCGATACCTGCACCGAGGTCTCACGATGCAAATATTATTCCCCAGGTTCCACCTCGATCAGCGAAACCGACTCCTAGTCCGTGTCGCAGTCCAAAAACCAACAGACGAAAGATCTAAACAATGTACATTTAAGCTGAAAAGCTGATCCGTTTTCCGTTTAACGAGAATCTTCATGGGGACAACtaattttttctctcctcCACTTCCGTTCGTAATGTTTGATTGACTTTGTTTTCATTGCCGCGTTTCAGTTATCCCAACGGCGTGCGCCGAATTGTTATGTATCTAGTCTTATGTATCGCAGTGGATGCGGCAAATTTTTAAAGTtggctatttaaaaaatggtagTTTATCTCATTTTCATAATCCGTCTGATTTGATTATGACGCAATAGTTAGGAAGGAGTCAACTAATGTTGCTGCGTATCGTTTCGTGAGAAACTTACGCAAACCATCATCGTTTTTCTATATTTATCGAAGTTCAATTTCTTCAGTATGATGACTGTCATTTGCTCTA
This genomic stretch from Daphnia magna isolate NIES linkage group LG10, ASM2063170v1.1, whole genome shotgun sequence harbors:
- the LOC116931915 gene encoding uncharacterized protein LOC116931915 isoform X3 → MPDNVSVSVDQPNRNQHSTMATFDNPSYFTISGQSPVATATSPTDVVESIGAKPKRFKSWFKLPKRPFRSKIALNQPENAERMSENSPLSCASPEPETQSNPNDFAHSDVVYYNFCPTTQETVASADVNNDDDVFSDTSTIKGNGSTRTLSRRRHSLGSWFRSSLAAVRKHNMGSSTASGLESHGTAIEPAERPSTSSERALLARNVSTSANCVSSASARDVRTPERGRSTETKPGKRSRLPVAVKSHVELRARARYARQEKLVRDNKAVSTSRIPRAVQSPHQRHQTTSLDRRYTKSTEVLASKPEDVTSPTPQKPTAPTATATEQLEEEDSFQQREDSSSSRRKSLSSATSRQRFVQRSRTIEDRHRTSCCGRMAAAAASTSSRGERRRASFDAASPSTHSRRRCQRCRDKAEPIGAEKVDVVIIFSKNCIVAYQWITYLTEILSKIFSCSDRPPTRVTSRDVESLVDSKSISPRGQRPRPPNQPSAKLQKNEYQNVMAEEHSDAERNVRQHALRKTVATASLQIVLLSKALLNHVGLHANDPLGTILHHKRVLGLFLGVNESKDIMPLHRSALCSFDFWPKITMMDQDMKSVTEFGKRAQEILGRSQPVVLVEANLQPARFKITPKKLRSGEERVTLILLETTENIQVLASIYVGIDSKKSVRIEQFSWVNPYVVNFNMPRTFLERGIIVKVQLKVGNASWGVRDLKCQSKLGEIAVLLSKNQLMGSPTDIMCQALNISPVDNEELDIVLTNSLDKAKVALSSFCLNQPDNGKREEEYPTLLHFAARYDLKNLMWELLECVGSIQALYVRNRDGCTALQLAEMNGHEAIVNCLNSFLEAVEADKADSDKKVGNWDYVPMDHSRKVDDTEIGDYDNLPKPKPVRHFAPDHADEVSLEHSNDLHNEYIVVLPNASMQRIHEGPEIERSAVEERANVETSGKLSSLKQIKSKEEKRQILPLEDSSASDTLQDEEASCSAVKPTNCQPSAFTSELTATVVASRGSSPLSNWSSSDRSSVTSHLSHDSGTHFESSEEKKVLANIHSDYDVLPSTTILMPHFVMPNYVVPPPPRPVNGKNLEIRENEAYVPSHHQLIRSSSPRLTPRPPAEFRNPFETIELNPRASQAVLGEDLGLIIPNEEPEFMEQPPILLPTYSKNKGTSQANEEQSVYMEMTPRSSRKCILDDINTESSTGLEEDNYITTAELNMPSSCLASTVPRNKGGLAARQRALLQATKNISHSDNQLLASNLETMLSDWYSDPFLAPTLPTPIPAPRSHDANIIPQVPPRSAKPTPSPCRSPKTNRRKI
- the LOC116931915 gene encoding uncharacterized protein LOC116931915 isoform X1; this translates as MPDNVSVSVDQPNRNQHSTMATFDNPSYFTISGQSPVATATSPTDVVESIGAKPKRFKSWFKLPKRPFRSKIALNQPENAERMSENSPLSCASPEPETQSNPNDFAHSDVVYYNFCPTTQETVASADVNNDDDVFSDTSTIKGNGSTRTLSRRRHSLGSWFRSSLAAVRKHNMGSSTASGLESHGTAIEPAERPSTSSERALLARNVSTSANCVSSASARDVRTPERGRSTETKPGKRSRLPVAVKSHVELRARARYARQEKLVRDNKAVSTSRIPRAVQSPHQRHQTTSLDRRYTKSTEVLASKPEDVTSPTPQKPTAPTATATEQLEEEDSFQQREDSSSSRRKSLSSATSRQRFVQRSRTIEDRHRTSCCGRMAAAAASTSSRGERRRASFDAASPSTHSRRRCQRCRDKAEPIGAEKVDVVIIFSKNCIVAYQWITYLTEILSKIFSCSDRPPTRVTSRDVESLVDSKSISPRGQRPRPPNQPSAKLQKNEYQNVMAEEHSDAERNVRQHALRKTVATASLQIVLLSKALLNHVGLHANDPLGTILHHKRVLGLFLGVNESKDIMPLHRSALCSFDFWPKITMMDQDMKSVTEFGKRAQEILGRSQPVVLVEANLQPARFKITPKKLRSGEERVTLILLETTENIQVLASIYVGIDSKKSVRIEQFSWVNPYVVNFNMPRTFLERGIIVKVQLKVGNASWGVRDLKCQSKLGEIAVLLSKNQLMGSPTDIMCQALNISPVDNEELDIVLTNSLDKAKVALSSFCLNQPDNGKREEEYPTLLHFAARYDLKNLMWELLECVGSIQALYVRNRDGCTALQLAEMNGHEAIVNCLNSFLEAVEADKADSDKKVGNWDYVPMDHSRKVDDTEIGDYDNLPKPKPVRHFAPDHADEVSLEHSNDLHNEYIVVLPNASMQRIHEGPEIERSAVEERANVETSGKLSSLKQIKSKEEKRQILPLEDSSASDTLQDEEASCSAVKPTNCQPSAFTSELTATVVASRGSSPLSNWSSSDRSSVTSHLSHDSGTHFESSEEKKVLANIHSDYDVLPSTTILMPHFVMPNYVVPPPPRPVNGKNLEIRENEAYVPSHHQLIRSSSPRLTPRPPAEFRNPFETIELNPRASQAVLGEDLGLIIPNEEPEFMEQPPILLPTYSKNKGTSQANEEQSVYMEMTPRSSRKCILDDINTESSFFSSTGLEEDNYITTAELNMPSSCLASTVPRNKGGLAARQRALLQATKNISHSDNQLLASNLETMLSDWYSDPFLAPTLPTPIPAPRSHDANIIPQVPPRSAKPTPSPCRSPKTNRRKI
- the LOC116931915 gene encoding uncharacterized protein LOC116931915 isoform X5, which translates into the protein MSKDDYNSKAEPIGAEKVDVVIIFSKNCIVAYQWITYLTEILSKIFSCSDRPPTRVTSRDVESLVDSKSISPRGQRPRPPNQPSAKLQKNEYQNVMAEEHSDAERNVRQHALRKTVATASLQIVLLSKALLNHVGLHANDPLGTILHHKRVLGLFLGVNESKDIMPLHRSALCSFDFWPKITMMDQDMKSVTEFGKRAQEILGRSQPVVLVEANLQPARFKITPKKLRSGEERVTLILLETTENIQVLASIYVGIDSKKSVRIEQFSWVNPYVVNFNMPRTFLERGIIVKVQLKVGNASWGVRDLKCQSKLGEIAVLLSKNQLMGSPTDIMCQALNISPVDNEELDIVLTNSLDKAKVALSSFCLNQPDNGKREEEYPTLLHFAARYDLKNLMWELLECVGSIQALYVRNRDGCTALQLAEMNGHEAIVNCLNSFLEAVEADKADSDKKVGNWDYVPMDHSRKVDDTEIGDYDNLPKPKPVRHFAPDHADEVSLEHSNDLHNEYIVVLPNASMQRIHEGPEIERSAVEERANVETSGKLSSLKQIKSKEEKRQILPLEDSSASDTLQDEEASCSAVKPTNCQPSAFTSELTATVVASRGSSPLSNWSSSDRSSVTSHLSHDSGTHFESSEEKKVLANIHSDYDVLPSTTILMPHFVMPNYVVPPPPRPVNGKNLEIRENEAYVPSHHQLIRSSSPRLTPRPPAEFRNPFETIELNPRASQAVLGEDLGLIIPNEEPEFMEQPPILLPTYSKNKGTSQANEEQSVYMEMTPRSSRKCILDDINTESSFFSSTGLEEDNYITTAELNMPSSCLASTVPRNKGGLAARQRALLQATKNISHSDNQLLASNLETMLSDWYSDPFLAPTLPTPIPAPRSHDANIIPQVPPRSAKPTPSPCRSPKTNRRKI